TTGTTAAGATTGAATCTTTATCTATTTGATTGAGATTCTTTCCCGAAGCGATGCAAACAGACAATAGTTTACACAATACGactataagattatatttattcgagTCACCGCAACTTGCGCACTAGCCTAAGCAGTGTATATGACCTacagaagcgagacatagtaTACGCCTtaaggctttcttctcaattctgtttacactattgttttgtgcataattaacatattcgttgtttatatgcattacatatttggtctttgttaacgttgattatgctcaaatttgttaaactaaactaattgtaaatattacatcgaaataaatattgtttaaaccaaacagATTGGAgataattaaatcattatatttattgatttgatgATTGTCCGAAATGATCCCGTAGAAATAAATCGGCGTAAtcacatattttagtatttcatTTGAGATTGCAAAACAGATTATTCtcttataaattcattttatatttacagtCAGTTAAAGTTTGAGTTTAATTCACAGAACTCTTAAACATTATGCTGTATTTTTAGATGAACCTGGGAGTCATACGAATAACAACATTTTGATTATTGTATGCAGTTCGATAGCTGCAGGAATGTTCTCTATCAGTCTATGTTGTTGTGGATATTGTTTGCATCGTTATCAAATCTGTTCGAAAGATGCAACAGGACAGCAAATCAGCCAAACACAATCTGATGTGGAAACCAATGCATACACTGTTATCACTGCAAATACCCTGCAGAGTGATGGAACACATCCCAAACCCGACGACCAACCTCCGCCTTATTCGGAGACATGCTTCTTACCCTCCAACGATGGATACACAATTCAAGTGCACTACCATCTCTTGTCCGAACCTCCATCCTATGATTATGTGATGGCTTCTCCCTGTGATTACAACGTGCATACATAGATGATAAATTCAAGTGGCCTTCGGAATGGTTTGAAACGTAGACATCAATGTTTTGAATTACCATTATTCTTGTAAAAACgtgtaatattttgtaaataaaatgatttcttaaatatgcactcttactccgtAATACGATAtacaataattaatacaattgataatttGCCGAAAATGATTAAgaaataccaaaacaaatgttcttacgaaggataccgttgttattttgaaagaaatgtgcagcaAAAACGGTATTTTAACCTTATGAAACCTCATTTCTATTGTAACAACTAAGAATGTACGTGAATTTCTCTTCTGTGTCTATTAAAATTAGAACAACTAACGCagttattaacaaatttaataacTGTACACAATATTGTTTTCGGTTAAAGTTGCATCTCCCCTAATCAATTTTTTGTTGGTTATTTGACTGATTTACTCGAACctacaaatatttgaaacaactCCATTTTCATATTCCTATGCGGAGTGTCAGGCATTTTCTTAAAGGACTGGTATATTTATTGCATGGAACGTTACAGCAAAACCTTTTCCAAAAACACAGATTATACATAATCAGACAAACATCAGACAAACATAGTCAAATGCAGACATCAAAACTAACACCTTGTTTACTGCAAATCGCACCCAGAGTGATGAAATGCACGTCAAACACACCGCATTATCGCCCTGTTCCAAAATATAGTTTGTACTCACTCATAATGGAAATACAATGCAACTTTGCACCTATACCTTGTACAAACTTCCATCATAATAATAAGTGTGGAAACACAATGCAACTTTGCTACTTTACCTTGTACAAACTTCCATCATATTAATAAGTGTGGAAACACAATGCAACTTTGCTACTATACCTTGTACAAACTTCCATCATAATAATAAGTGTTGTATTCGCCTTGTGACCACAAAGTtcacatttctgttttaaactTCTCTCTTAACGGCTTGCCCTTACAAACAAGTATGTacattataaatcatattgGTCGACCTTAAAGCTTTgcacacattttatttcttatagtTATTGGAGATGTGTTTTGTAAGAAGCCAAATACGGTAATTTATTCGAATTTGGCATCGGACTATTTCTTTCCAATcgataaacatttatttgctgGGTCGTACGATTCATCTCTACTGTACATTTTGAGTAactaaatcggaacactttcggcactatTTGTGATATAATTTTGGTTAGACTTGCACCAAaactacaaaattttccatcagcatactaggattcaagaccagctggttgatataaatggcatttttcaagatactacctatctgcatgaaaagtactttattcACCGCACAATCAAAGACTGCCATTTCGACTTgggagtacctaaatatggaacagttttaattcgttatttattttcatgtattcttttaaaactattactccatattttgtttaggtaaattaataattgatgttatttccagcttgtcttttttgtcgtttttgtcagtaaattttgatgatttcagtaaaatacaggctgtaccagtgtgctgtgattgtggcaagcatgaagtcTTTCTCACCGCGTGCCATGTATTGACTTTAAATGATCACAGTATTTGAATTACTTATCGGACAATCGTGTTCGTTGGAACTTGTATCTGAAGCAATCGTCTTAATTGAATAAAATCGTAAATAACTGATTTTGATCGGAAAAACACTTTATAATGGGTTTTCcttatttaggtactgttccgatttatGTACTCGCCTTGTAAACCAGAAATCAAACGATTTAGCATGAAACCATTACATTTGCTAAGAGAACATGCGGTGAGGGTTTCAACCTTACATTCTGGTCTTACTCATAGTTGATAATTAAATAGAACACTAATATTTGGAATGAAGCTTTATTTTGAGAATTCGTTCTTTAGTTCTTGGAATGTATTTAGTGTTGATATTTCTGTAATAGCGTCGTTAAACATCTGAATCACGCGTTACAGttaaacatttactttattattgaaattacaaaacatgagaAACAGTTTGACTTTTAGtccaataaaatgataatacttTATTAAGAACAAAGATGAACAATGATGAATGaactttattgttaaaattgaatgaaaaaaagagtTAACGACAAACCGAAGCCGATACTGGGTTTATAGAAAGAGGTCGCAGTCAAGAACTGTATGATGCGTTTAGAATGGGGATAGAGAGTGcttataacatattattattattgctgaCTTTTTGCCATAAACAGTTCGCTTTGGTGTTAGGCGTGGCCGCCCTTTCCACTGTgacaaatgtacaaaaatataatatgaacacTTAATATGAAATTATCTTCTTTACGAGTGTGAAATATTATGCTAAACCACTTCCAACTTGAACATATTGTTATAATGAATACGTTCTAGAAGAGAGCTATTTCGCAAGCACATACAAAATCTAAAGTTTGAAAACGATATTCTAGGTTTGAATGAGATTATTCTTAGACAGTTATTATAAGTTCAACACTCTTGGCCTTCCTTGATAATCTCGTTAGTATTATTTTTCAAGAGTGGTTGATACATTTAATaactacaaatatttaatatatatatactcgaTCGTCTTCACAGCATCTGAGAGACGGGTTAGATTCTAATACAGAACATAAGCAAACAACAAGATAAGAACAAACATCGCGTGTCCTGTTCTGGTCACAGACCTTCCAACACCGTTAACTGGACCATCGATGGGAGGACAAGTTCGGTCACCTTCTAGCGCTTTTATGGTAGTTGGAAACACATTTGTCCAGAACTCCAGCTTCTCTGCATAAAAGTGTTGTTCCACCGAGTCATTGTCCATGGTCTTGTCAAAGGACATGCATTCTTGTTTTGAATGTGTGTACTCCGGCCAGAATAGAAGATCCTGGCCTTCGGCGTTTGGATTTCTGCAAAAGTTGATCATAATGTTaactttgttttcataatttctttaaatatgtcACTGGAAAGATAGAGGTTCATGGATGTCagggtaaaatgtgtgaaatatatattgcttaTTTGTCGtaaatacacatattatttttcattaatagctaaaatattttgtgtctCATCAATGTATTATTGTAAATGATAAAACTATAATTCGTGCCAACTAATTTTTACTACACAAAATGACACATGTACGTATTATCACAAGTCAAGGTCGTCTTACCCAGTCTTTGCAAAGTTTGACCagtatttcatcattttacgGGACAGGTCTAATTCCCACTGTTTGATCCCAGCATCAGACTGCAGCCCAAAAACGAAGGCCAACTCATCACCATGGTCAGCTCCCGGCAGCCAGGTGGGAGTTGTCGGAAGCCGGTTGGTTGGAGAAGGGAGGAAATGGAACATGAAGGATCTTCCGTCCTGACTGGAACTTCCTGCGTGAAGTAACGAAGTTTCCACGGCTGGAAAACCAAACTGTATATCACCGTGAAGATGTGCGTACTGACGTCGTATATTTTCGTAATTATACGGATCCGTCCAGTCTGTGTATTCATGAGCAATTAGCGGAATTACCTCGATCGGAATCTCACCAATCACGAAAGTTGCGTAAGGAATCAGTTCAACAAAATCGGAAAATGTAGGCTGGAAGGCTTCCATATCTCCCCCAGTGAAGTATTGCATGGATACCCCACCTTCGTACTGATTAAAGCCGTTCATAAAATCAATGCGTCGGAAAAATTCTAATTCCTCGATGTTTCTGTCTGCCGaaagtttttttaactctttcggatcatattttatgaaatcgTTGTCAAGAACAGGATCAAAGTTAATATATTCAAGTCgtgttacattttcatttagaTCCATCACAACAGCCATCAGTTTATTCCATGATACCTTTCTTAGACATGTTATAATTTCTGCATAACTTTTTTCCATACAATTAACCCTCTCTGCTATAGCATTCACCATGTACGTTGTATCGCGTGTATAGTTAATGAAACTCACAGACCCAACCCCGCTCTCACATATTGCCCTTTGGAATATCTTTCCACTATCACTCGGGTACATGGATTGAAGAGCAACACCTATAGCCCCTGCAGATTCCCCGAAAATCGTGATTCGCCCCGAGTCTCCTCCAAAATATCCTATGTTATTATTTACCCATTCTAGTGCAAGTCGCTGATCCCAGAATCCAAAATTACCCGGGCAGTTCTCATCCATGGTGCTCAGGAATCCAAGTGGCCCGACTCTATAATTCAACGTTACTAAGATGACGTTACCATAATTGACGAGTTCCTCTCCGTTATACGTGTCTGCAGAGCCTCAAATGAAAGCACCTCCATATATAAAGACCATGACTGCATGTGCCTTGTCGGGAGCGGGGGTCTTGTCCGGAACCCAGATGTTAAGGTATAGACAATCTTCGTCCTCTACCCCTACTTGTTCTTCGCCCGGTAGATGAATTTGTGGACAAATGTTCTTGTAAGCAACTGCTTCGTATGTTGTCGCGCCCAGATTTCCGTATGAAACCGGTTTTTTCCATCGTAAATCTCCGACTGGTGGTTTAGCAAACGGAATACCAAGgtactttttaaatgaatatctaATTCCTTCAATGTTAATTGTCGCTTCAACACCGCGAATAACCCCAACCGACGTCGATACATTCAAATCTGCACAATGTATTGTAAGAACCAAGCTACATGCTATCAAAATGGAAATCATTGTTAGTGTGTCTTTGGCGATCCGTTGAATAATGCAGTTAAACTCGTTGTATCATTCAACCTTAACTTTTCTAAAACTGTGCTTGAATATGACCCGTACGTTTTCACTCCGTATAAAGTACTACAATGCTATAGATTTTAAGCTTATCCCTAGATTCAGTCAGTGTGTACTTAACCAGGACGGGTtaaataaagatcttagtcgaaAAATTAAACGACCTTGGTGTGGCAAGTTCTTAATTGtgctttatatattaaatagaaCTGAAAACTATACATACAGTTGAGgtttacatataaaattaacAAGTTGCTATTTGTGggtttaaatagaaaaatatctGCGAGAGTGATAAACATGAAGGGCTGTAAATGGAACATAGACTTGCTCTTCTCAATCTTCAATTGCATTAACCTGTTTATCAAATGTGTGCTTAAGTGATAACGattgatatttgtattctgACATTATTGATGATAATCACTCGCAACCGCTTCTATAATCCTTATGAAATACTTATCAGTGATGCACCTCTATTACtgtatattatacctcacataaatgtgtcccttctttgtatatataaactcaaTCGGTCCGTATattactgtattttgatgaaaatcgagtttaatgacgtcagcggtccatattatattttggccggtccggacatcgccaaaaatgtaatatggaccgctgacgtcataaaacaggTGAGTGTtgcttgcaattttcacaacgacGAAACAAGTAAccattattagctttgttcaataaaacacatttaaatcgctttaaaaatattgaatggtaatgaaaaatgttcggtataatataagaaatataatacaccacttcgggccatatggcattataaggatcGGTCAGTCAGCCCCCAAAGGTAAATGAACCTCTGCTAACGCCTCGGTCAatatacactttcggtggctgactggccggtccttataatgtcatatgaccctcagtggtgtgttatatttcttaaatatatcataaaagtGTACATtcgttttcattatttaaaacatttataaaaatgtaacgATATATGGAATGCCCAGTTCAattgtaaacattaatataCTACATACACTGTATGCAGCAATACCAAATATATTCAACTGCAGCTAGAAATTGTGTTAATGTCAAAGCAATAATCACAgaaatttaatatcaatatggAATGTTGTTTCTCTATTTGAGTTCGAAACATTTGGCGAACTATATTGATTAAATAACAGGAAATCGAAATATtcacattaatgtttaaatgttttaatgctaTCAACTGTCTTCGGTACgctattttaaaacagtatgtAAACAGAGATACGACTTCacttcaattattattttatacgaTTCGATTACCTCAGTGTATACAGGAGACGTGTCGTCTTGATTtgcataataatttatattcaataagcTCGAAGTCATTTATTCAATGATATATGACGTCACAATTATCAGCCATTCCTGATGAATATTGCCGATAAATGCTCTCCAATGCAAAGCATATGTAACATGTGTCTATGGATTTGCAAGCTTGCCTTTCTGCATTCATACAGTATTAACCCACGAACAAATCAATACGttatcatttcttaaattaatgGTATCAATATGACACTGCCTTGCAACAATAAAACTTGCATGtagttaatgaaattaaaacaaaattgaacacCGACTACTGTGGACAAGTATGGACTGCACATTTCAGATTCAAAATTTTGTATTGGTTTATCAAATACTATatcataatattgttaaaaaaaataatacagcaGAACGTTTATAGTGTTATAagacaaaataattgtgttgttATCAACTTCCTATTCCAAAATGAAAAAGAGAAGACTGTTCactttagaaaaacaaacgttACTGTATATATCATCACCATGGAAGAATCAAACTATTACGCTGAGACTCTTTCACATGTCCATTGTTCATATATATAGACATGTgcatggacatttaaaaaaactctTGTAAGGTTAGAGTACTGTAGCAAGTCTGTTtctcatgtttcattttaagcTAATTTCAATTAACACGGGACAGACATTTTCTCGTTAATAATATTTCAGGACAATACACTAGATTGTTTTACACATAGTTTTTGGTTTtgcaatataaaatgatatagtTAATTTAATGACAGTCATATATGTGTGGTTtaacttgtttccaaaataattttcGATTCATGTACTCATCAGAAATGACTTCAAATTATGTCagagatttttttgttttacatatacagTAGAATGACATAGATGTGCATACTAATCCGAAAGGAATTGGATCATCTTGTAAACttgaaaatgtacatttgaTTCTTGAATAGTATTCGCAGTCACAGCGAAGGCGTATACCCCTACATTTACTAATGATAATTCTTGATTTTAGTGTTTTAGGTTTATATTCcttcaattgaaataattttacgtAATTGTCTGTCACAAATCAGAGGACGGAAATGTCGATTGGTGGAAGTGTGTTTACACTATttccaacaaaacaaataatctcTCAGACGGTAATGTAACATATAGATTTTGTTCATTCTACTTAAAGTTAAATTGATCAAACAGATAAAGGAGCCTTTGTTCAAATGCATGTGGCTTCCTGAAACACTTACCGCCTGTAAAAAATTCAGTAGCACGTGTGGCCTATACAAATATATTCTATTTAACACCAGTTTATATTTGGTACAACTTTACAAGGCATTGCATTTCTGTACTGATGCAAATTGCGTATCCGTGAAagagtttgaaaatttgaagCAATAAGAAGAAATACGGTTCAAAAATGCGAAATTTGGTgatcattttacaattattccACGGAATATTACCAGTGTACAGATTCAAAATTCGATTCAAcgattcaaaatatttattgtatgaaggcctccggcccatatacagatatgcatacataaatacatataaacaatatacaaatatatagctaatttttgcaaaatttcttCATGTTTTGTAGCTATTAATAGAAAGAACTAGTGAAGACTAGGGTAAACATAATACTTAGATGGTATATACACTTCTGTTATATCTCTATACAATggacatttgataacaaaatgatattcatcctcaacaacatttttacaatataaacaaaatctatgGTTCCTATTAATTCCGGTATGACTGCCTGTTTCGATACCAATGCGATGTGATGAACATCTAAAATTTGCTAAGCATTTACGAAATCAACTGTAACACAGATCACATATAATTCTGACTTTAAACAcgatattatatacatgtaaaatttattaagtttcatattCTCAGAACAAGTTTGACTTCATAACTGTAGATGTTGATCTTTTAATCTCGTTACATATTCTTTAAGAAAGGCACTTTCATTTACTACTTGCTCTGACTcccaaatatatccaaaaccaTTCCTAGACAGATTCATACGCAATACACTAACCCAATTTTCATGACCTAGACTATCATACagttttaacatattgtaaCACAACTTTACATATCTATCATCAGGAAGTTTCAAaatttttaaccaatatttaaGACAACGTTTCGaagcatatatatgtaatgGTAAACGACCTAGATCACCTAAAACAGCATCATTACAAGCTTTGgaagatacatttaaataccttttacatgcatatatttGGACATTTTCTATAGCATTCATTGAAGTCATTCCCCAAATTTCAGCACCATATAACATAATAGGtgatattatcaaacatttaaaaaacaacactgaagACTTAACAAAAGGTAACGATGCAATGCCTTTAAAAAGACAATGTAAAGCTTTCTTAGCTTTTAGAGCAGAATTCTCTGCCATCTTATACCATGACAATGTACAACTAAAATATAAACCCACATAAGTAAACCCTGATACAACatctatattttcattat
The DNA window shown above is from Mya arenaria isolate MELC-2E11 chromosome 6, ASM2691426v1 and carries:
- the LOC128238361 gene encoding bile salt-activated lipase-like; this translates as MDENCPGNFGFWDQRLALEWVNNNIGYFGGDSGRITIFGESAGAIGVALQSMYPSDSGKIFQRAICESGVGSVSFINYTRDTTYMVNAIAERVNCMEKSYAEIITCLRKVSWNKLMAVVMDLNENVTRLEYINFDPVLDNDFIKYDPKELKKLSADRNIEELEFFRRIDFMNGFNQYEGGVSMQYFTGGDMEAFQPTFSDFVELIPYATFVIGEIPIEVIPLIAHEYTDWTDPYNYENIRRQYAHLHGDIQFGFPAVETSLLHAGSSSQDGRSFMFHFLPSPTNRLPTTPTWLPGADHGDELAFVFGLQSDAGIKQWELDLSRKMMKYWSNFAKTGNPNAEGQDLLFWPEYTHSKQECMSFDKTMDNDSVEQHFYAEKLEFWTNVFPTTIKALEGDRTCPPIDGPVNGVGRSVTRTGHAMFVLILLFAYVLY